From Pelmatolapia mariae isolate MD_Pm_ZW linkage group LG1, Pm_UMD_F_2, whole genome shotgun sequence, one genomic window encodes:
- the uacab gene encoding uveal autoantigen with coiled-coil domains and ankyrin repeats: protein MKSLKYRLKKHEVTITNTDWNKYDDRLMKAVERGEVDKVSAVLNKKGIIPTKLDVEGRSAFHLAATRGHVEVLNLILGHNVDVTASDAAGKSALHLASRNGHSLCVQKLLQHNCPVGNVDLQGRTALHDAVMAGCASSVKLLCDSGAAVNATDFDGRTPLILATQMCHPRICQLLLERGADITVRDKQNKTALILGCEFGCKDAVEVLLKSGADVKTVDGLGHDAHHYARFNKDQELITMVKSYIDKANRDKEAAKIEQWKRQHSVERTEAAEINRRDQIIHDLERQNETLQEGLRKYHQEQKALLDKVNMLQQQLTQEKMAAEGSQKEKEQLKMLLSTKEKDEGARGQETVKVQLRSTLGEYSGQSVIKGKENVFVKGHSLDSDQMLRNPPLSRSLSRPLEKGLPGELDALRNELEAVKKRQQAAEEETTRLQSALSRKTRECQELLQSRDTIQKQADQQIQELEDALGDVQKRMLDSECKVKQLQAHVVAVKEHLGGQATEELRTQLQDVKAKYEGASAEVGRVRNRLKQSEKALEEYKSSESQLAAETERLNHDVQNLTAERDELRETLLEMETQLKEAQTKHGNTVPAEKFDNMKNLLTNAVDEKERQLAELREDYDRVLEEVAELHRKLDSPSSQGGSRPLSPEEQQVWAALEDENATLKKTLVEVTAKSQALIHEVEKSEDEKDMLQEQLDELNSRIEVDFIPIRNHEEVRRNMVTALEDLEDKLVEAGERCGRAEAQVQQLQTERAALQKNISSLSSTSEKQQSEMDTMKCQNADLIKKVELLQKRCEDRDKECVQLTTQSQTLKESLEGQYVPRQQHEQVKMELSSTLESVKAEMLKLETREKESGEELKNVKEGNEKLKEKLEKVLLEVKNDYISVKDHRAITDKLNAAVVEAENRANEASAMHALAQDETVKLTHELEAQKKELDTIQEAIQSKFVPLTTAEEKETSYSTQVKELTAKLLEMEEKYDKEKTAREGNRQEEKKLKVEVESVQRRLNVALVSSEKHKENEEEFKAKCEELTQKLVNLEQQLDEVTLQKAELQEQNALCNAQIQNLQERLKSELTRISTYDTELKALNDALQQAQADCKKAREAQQAEAQKACAFQKEVQELHREQESLLQQHAEAKEALEAEVAKLHLALREEEENNAQRAEDVSALQSELLQATQALEEIRCKEDQMNELKKEKQQLEEEAASLNNKLLSLVEEREKVHQEATKAREGESRARTEMEAVQEKGRAIEREIRELKERYDESLTTICDLQKRIQTSAEQTEAKDKKITELLTDVERLKQALNGLSQLAYTSNTPNKRQTQHIDTLQAQIKSLQQQLADAERQHREVVSIYRTHLLSAAQGHMDEDVQAALLQIIRMRQEFVC, encoded by the exons GTTTCATTTGGCTGCAACACGAGGACACGTAGAAGTCCTCAATCTCATCCTGGGACACAATGTTGATGTGACTGCGAGTGACGCCGCTG GTAAAAGTGCTCTTCATCTAGCTTCGAGAAATGGACACTCTCTGTGTGTGCAGAAACTCCTGCAG CACAACTGTCCAGTTGGAAATGTGGACCTGCAAGGAAGAACGGCTCTACATGATGCTG TCATGGCGGGCTGTGCCTCCAGCGTCAAACTTCTCTGTGACAGCGGGGCGGCTGTGAATGCCACCGATTTT gATGGGAGGACACCTCTGATTCTGGCAACCCAGATGTGTCATCCCCGTATTTGTCAGCTGTTGCTGGAGCGAGGAGCTGACATTACTGTCCGggacaaacaaaacaa GACCGCGCTGATCCTCGGCTGTGAGTTCGGCTGTAAGGATGCAGTGGAGGTGCTGCTGAAGAGCGGCGCCGATGTGAAGACGGTGGACGGCTTGGGTCACGACGCACATCACTACGCTCGCTTCAACAAGGACCAGGAGCTCATTACGATGGTCAAAAGTTACATCGACAAAGCCAACAGAG ATAAAGAAGCCGCAAAGATAGAACAGTGGAAGCGACAG CATTCAGTGGAGAGAACAGAGGCAGCTGAGATTAACAGAAGGGACCAGATCATACAT GATCTGGAAAGGCAGAATGAGACTCTGCAGGAAGGCCTCAGGAAGTACCACCAGGAGCAGAAAGCTCTCTTAGATAAAGTCAACATGCTCCAGCAACAGCTCACCCAG GAAAAAATGGCCGCAGAAGGCTCTCAAAAAGAG AAGGAACAGTTGAAGATGTTACTCAGCACCAAAGAAAAAGATGAAGGCGCTCGAGGGCAGGAGACTGTCAAGGTCCAGCTCCGGAGTACTTTG GGGGAGTACTCTGGTCAGTCGGTTATCAAAG gtaaagaaaatgtttttgtcaAAGGTCACAGCCTGGATTCTGATCAG ATGCTCAGAAATCCTCCCCTCTCACGTTCACTGTCCCGACCGCTGGAGAAGGGTCTTCCTGGTGAGCTGGATGCACTCCGAAATGAACTCGAGGCAGTCAAGAAAAGACAGCAGGCAGCTGAGGAGGAGACGACACGGCTTCAGTCTGCACTGAGCCGTAAAACCAGAGAGTGCCAGGAGCTGCTTCAGAGCCGAGACACCATCCAGAAACAGGCTGACCAGCAGATTCAAGAGCTCGAGGACGCCTTGGGAGACGTCCAGAAACGGATGCTGGACTCTGAGTGCAAGGTCAAACAGCTGCAAGCCCACGTAGTTGCTGTCAAAGAACATTTAGGAGGCCAAGCGACAGAAGAACTGCGCACTCAGCTCCAGGACGTCAAGGCCAAGTATGAAGGTGCTTCGGCCGAAGTGGGCCGCGTTCGCAACCGCCTCAAACAGAGTGAGAAGGCCTTGGAGGAGTACAAGAGCAGCGAGAGCCAATTAGCAGCTGAGACAGAGAGGCTGAACCATGATGTCCAAAATCTGACTGCAGAGCGAGACGAACTGAGAGAAACCCTTTTAGAAATGGAAACCCAGCTGAAAGAGGCCCAGACTAAACATGGCAACACCGTACCGGCTGAGAAGTTCGACAACATGAAAAACCTGCTCACTAATGCAGTTGACGAGAAGGAACGGCAGCTCGCCGAGCTGAGGGAAGACTACGATCGggtgctggaggaggtggcggaGCTCCATCGAAAGCTAGACAGCCCCTCCTCACAGGGAGGCTCGAGGCCGTTGTCTCCTGAGGAGCAGCAGGTCTGGGCAGCACTGGAAGATGAGAACGCTACCCTGAAAAAGACATTGGTGGAGGTGACTGCAAAAAGCCAGGCTCTGATTCATGAGGTTGAGAAGAGTGAGGATGAAAAAGATATGCTACAAGAGCAGCTGGATGAGCTTAACAGCAGGATTGAGGTGGACTTTATACCGATACGGAACCACGAGGAAGTTCGGAGGAACATGGTAACGGCTCTGGAGGATCTCGAGGACAAACTGGTGGAAGCCGGCGAACGTTGCGGAAGAGCAGAGGCACAAGTCCAACAGCTTCAGACCGAGAGGGCCGCGTTGCAGAAGAATATCAGCAGCCTCAGCAGCACGAGTGAGAAACAACAAAGTGAGATGGACACTATGAAGTGTCAGAATGCCGACCTGATAAAGAAAGTTGAGCTTTTGCAGAAGAGATGTGAAGACAGAGATAAAGAGTGTGTGCAGCTGACCACACAGAGTCAGACTCTCAAAGAGAGCTTGGAGGGACAGTATGTTCCCAGACAGCAGCACGAGCAAGTGAAAATGGAGTTAAGTTCCACCTTAGAGAGCGTTAAAGCTGAGATGTTAAAGTTGGAGACCAGGGAAAAAGAAAGTGGGGAAGAGTTGAAGAATGTGAAAGAAGGAAAcgaaaagttaaaagaaaagttagaaaaagttctgctggaggtgAAAAACGACTATATCAGTGTAAAAGACCACAGAGCTATCACAGACAAGCTGAATGCTGCTGTGGTCGAGGCAGAGAATAGAGCGAATGAGGCGTCTGCAATGCATGCGTTGGCTCAGGATGAAACAGTTAAGCTTACTCACGAACTGGAGGCTCAGAAGAAAGAGCTTGATACCATACAGGAGGCTATTCAGTCTAAGTTTGTGCCTCTGACAACAGCTGAGGAGAAGGAAACCTCTTACAGCACCCAGGTTAAAGAGTTGACAGCAAAACTGTTGGAAATGGAAGAGAAGTATGACAAAGAAAAGACTGCGAGAGAGGGCAAcagacaggaggaaaagaaactgaaagttGAGGTGGAatctgttcagaggagactaaACGTCGCTCTGGTTTCCAgtgaaaagcacaaagaaaatgaGGAGGAGTTCAAGGCTAAATGTGAAGAACTGACCCAGAAGTTGGTCAACTTAGAGCAGCAGCTCGACGAGGTAACACTTCAGAAAGCTGAACTTCAAGAGCAGAATGCCCTGTGCAACGCTCAAATTCAAAACCTACAGGAGCGTCTGAAGTCAGAGCTGACACGCATATCGACATACGACACCGAGCTCAAAGCCCTCAATGATGCCTTACAGCAAGCGCAGGCTGATTGCAAGAAAGCAAGAGAGGCGCAGCAGGCGGAGGCCCAGAAGGCGTGTGCCTTTCAGAAAGAAGTGCAGGAACTCCACCGGGAGCAGGAGTCTCTGCTGCAGCAGCATGCCGAGGCTAAGGAAGCCCTGGAGGCTGAAGTGGCTAAGCTACACCTGGCTCTCCGCGAAGAGGAGGAAAACAACGCCCAGAGGGCGGAAGATGTATCTGCCCTGCAGTCAGAGCTCCTTCAGGCTACTCAGGCTCTCGAAGAGATCCGCTGTAAGGAAGACCAAATGAACGAGCTGAAGAAGGAgaaacagcagctggaggaggaggctgCCAGCCTGAATAACAAGCTGCTGAGCTTGGTAGAAGAGCGTGAAAAGGTCCATCAGGAGGCAACAAAAGCAAGAGAGGGCGAGAGCAGGGCGAGGACGGAGATGGAGGCAGTCCAGGAGAAGGGGCGCGCCATCGAAAGGGAGATCAGAGAGCTCAAAGAGAGATACGATGAGTCCCTCACCACCATCTGTGACCTGCAGAAGAGGATTCAAACATCAGCTGAGCAGACCGAAGCCAAAGACAAGAAG ATCACAGAGTTGCTTACAGACGTTGAGCGATTAAAGCAGGCGCTGAATGGTCTGTCCCAGCTGGCATACACAAGCAACACACCCAATAAGAGGCAGACGCAGCACATCGACACACTCCAAGCTCAGATCAAGAGCCTACAGCAGCAGCTGGCT GATGCTGAGAGGCAACACAGAGAGGTGGTTTCAATTTATCGAACACATCTGCTCAGCGCAGCCCAG GGCCACATGGATGAGGACGTCCAGGCCGCCTTGCTGCAGATCATCCGCATGAGACAGGAGTTTGTGTGTTAA